The following proteins come from a genomic window of Plasmodium vivax chromosome 3, whole genome shotgun sequence:
- a CDS encoding hypothetical protein, conserved (encoded by transcript PVX_001025A), translating into MRKVFYSLLVSIYICLCVYSPVYSLYLKEIELGNYYICNLDDYPREYCVVDYDPNKVIKFLCPIVHNEGEEMKTYDSSYCFRYKGIKDRLIISNNEEQIYTTLPGIILENQILYDRYNLGIYLMPLKLEEDMSIVCVCDTKKEYKGITPYIKINIKKSNNLLGADSADQHIKGCDFGNNQGEHQFLTNSQSYEENLVCEIHANPGDIVGINCINYNEGDLQNYEVKLEPSNCFSTVSFSLYTLSFVKMNINNIFPDARYYPESSAFPKDPNFKKFSTTSYLWIPAHVPEDFLFFCSCRYAQGEGVAIYHVGSSAAAVEAV; encoded by the coding sequence atgAGAAAAGTGTTTTACTCCTTGCTGGttagcatatacatatgcctGTGTGTGTACTCCCCAGTTTATTCGCTATATTTGAAGGAAATCGAATTAGGGAATTATTACATCTGTAACTTAGATGACTACCCGAGGGAGTACTGTGTAGTGGACTACGATCCGAACAAAGTAATCAAGTTTTTATGCCCAATTGTGCATAATGAGGGGGAAGAGATGAAGACGTATGATTCGAGCTACTGCTTTAGATATAAGGGGATAAAGGACCGCCTCATCATTAGCAATAATGAAGAGCAAATATATACCACCCTACCGGGGATCATTTTAGAAAACCAGATTCTCTACGACAGGTACAATTTGGGCATCTACCTTATGCCCCTCAAATTGGAGGAAGACATGAGTATCGTTTGCGTCTGCGACACGAAGAAAGAATACAAAGGAATAACcccttatataaaaataaatattaaaaaatcgAACAATCTTCTTGGAGCAGATTCGGCGGATCAACACATAAAGGGGTGCGACTTTGGCAACAACCAAGGGGAACACCAATTCTTAACGAATTCGCAGTCGTATGAAGAGAACCTCGTGTGTGAGATCCACGCCAATCCGGGAGACATAGTCGGGATTAACTgcataaattataatgaGGGGGATCTCCAAAATTATGAAGTCAAGTTAGAACCTTCCAACTGCTTTTCCACGGTgtccttttctttatatactTTAAGTTTTGTAAAGAtgaacataaataatattttccccGATGCGAGGTACTACCCCGAGTCCTCCGCCTTCCCCAAGGATcccaattttaaaaaattctcgACCACGTCTTACTTGTGGATCCCCGCGCACGTGCCCGAGgacttcctcttcttctgctctTGCCGGTATGCGCAGGGCGAGGGCGTTGCGATCTACCACGTGGGCAGCAGCGCCGCAGCGGTTGAAGCGGTGTGA
- a CDS encoding hypothetical protein, conserved (encoded by transcript PVX_001020A), protein MRRILLGCLAACLLGKWASLCRKINDLISIGHVNVCSIDMRIEDAQECVLENEFGKAFLFICNSGDNLSYESGAIPETCAHRTFINLSDPSEFSADSNTYELFQNLIGANNSTLQGHFLFFSTPYSNKDIDLSCLCFGESQKKIKHVMKLVFKKTKKKIKGCDFGYNILSSRDLTNNIDLNKNAACVIHAYPGDVIGINCYKKESNHSYNDQLELVPNNCFHSVHYGNDIILSTNNLIPNSRVIPDATADVKLSKMHSYMSYMILPKDMTMTGKISCYCKRGEHVGYMFIYLKTVNNLLLDSNNGIDRIIERGNGQESSDEEWAGSARNAGVHSDKGKSQHEAKTDVKQHSERAEDIHNHYNNINSIYYNTGMSHPSRRPDYQGQSHHRNEVKKSSVSESTNESNTYSYSIDKNVSRENPGNKLFNENNYDAYDIGVGAGFSRGPQRGKKRTFWQNLFGLSSSSQFASFNSLMLSFLALIYAGFSSL, encoded by the coding sequence ATGAGGCGGATTCTGCTGGGCTGCTTGGCGGCCTGCCTCCTTGGGAAGTGGGCGTCGCTGTGCAGGAAGATAAACGACTTGATCAGCATCGGGCACGTGAACGTGTGCTCGATAGACATGAGGATAGAAGATGCCCAGGAGTGCGTCCTGGAAAATGAATTCGGGaaggcatttttatttatctgTAACTCAGGAGATAACCTTAGTTACGAATCAGGAGCAATCCCAGAAACGTGTGCCCATAGGACCTTCATAAATCTAAGTGACCCCAGTGAATTCTCAGCGGATAGTAATACCTACGAATTGTTTCAAAATTTAATAGGAGCGAATAACTCCACTTTGCAAGGgcacttcctctttttcagTACCCCCTACTCGAACAAGGACATAGATCTGAGTTGCCTATGCTTTGGagaaagccaaaaaaaaattaaacatgtGATGAAATTggtgtttaaaaaaacgaagaaaaaaataaaaggttgTGATTTTGGCTATAACATTTTGTCGAGCAGGGATTTAACAAATAACATCgatttgaataaaaatgcCGCTTGTGTGATTCATGCGTACCCAGGGGATGTAATAGGCATTAATTGTTACAAGAAGGAGAGTAATCACTCGTATAATGATCAGCTGGAGCTGGTGCCGAACAACTGCTTCCACAGTGTGCACTATGGGAATGACATCATTCTGTCTACTAACAATTTGATCCCCAATTCGAGAGTCATTCCAGATGCAACAGCAGATGTGAAGCTGTCCAAAATGCATTCCTACATGTCTTATATGATTCTACCCAAAGACATGACCATGACGGGGAAGATCAGCTGCTACTGCAAACGGGGGGAACACGTGGGGtatatgttcatttatttgaagaCTGTAAATAATCTGCTACTTGATTCTAACAATGGGATAGATCGAATTATCGAAAGGGGAAATGGCCAAGAGAGTTCAGACGAGGAGTGGGCAGGAAGTGCAAGAAACGCGGGGGTACATTCGGACAAGGGAAAAAGCCAACATGAAGCCAAAACAGATGTGAAGCAACACAGCGAAAGGGCGGAAGACATTCACAAccattataataatattaacagcATTTATTACAACACGGGGATGAGCCACCCCAGCAGGAGACCCGACTATCAAGGGCAGAGTCACCACCGAAATGAGGTGAAAAAATCGAGTGTAAGCGAATCCACCAACGAAAGCAACACTTACAGCTATAGTATTGATAAAAACGTTAGCCGTGAAAATCCTggaaacaaattatttaacgAAAATAATTACGATGCTTATGACATTGGCGTGGGTGCCGGATTCAGCAGAGGCCCGCAGCgagggaagaagaggaccTTTTGGCAAAACCTCTTTGGGttgtcttcctcttcccagTTTGCCTCCTTTAATTCGTTgatgctttcctttttggcgCTCATCTACGCGGGTTTCTCGTCCCTGTAA